CACCTGCCGATCATGCTGGTCGAAGGGCTCATCACCATGTTTACTGTGGGCTTTATTGCCCGCGTCCGCCCGGAAATGCTGCACATTTCCCGTGCCGCCCTTCAGCCGGACAAGGCTTGAGCAGCCGGAAAGGAGTTTTCATGTTTTTCCGCAATGCCACTTTATTTCGGACAATCCGTGCAGGACGGGCTGACGGTGCCGCACCCGCTTGCCTGCCTGCGCAGCGACCCTCTGCCCCAGCGCTTGCCCCGGCGCCTGCCCCAGCGCTTGCTCCAGCGCTTGCCCCGGCGCTGCCGTTATCCGCGCCTCTGGCTGCCCTGCTGCTTGCCGCGGCGCTTCTGCTTGTGCTGCAGACGCCCGCCCTGGCGCACCGGGTGAACATCTTCGCCTGGACTGAAGGCCCGCAGGTTGCCGTCAAATGCGGCTTCAGCGGCGGCAACAGCGTCAGGAACGGAGAGGTCACGGTATATGATGCGGCTGACGGCCAGGTTTTGCTCACAGGCCAGACAGATACGGAAGGACTTTTTCGCTTTGATATTCCGCCCAGGGGACGGGAGCACGGCCTGCGCATACGTATCAATGCTGGCGAAGGGCATCAGAACGAATGGCTGCTGGAAGCGGCCGAACTGGCCTCTGCTCCGGCTCCGGCTTCGGCTGCGGCTCCGGCTGCGCCCCGCCATGCCGAAACCACCGCCAGTGCAGCGGCGAAAAACGCTGGCGGCCCCAGCACCGGGCCGCAGCCCGCAAGCACGGGGCTTCCCGCCGCCGCCCCGGAAATTTCAGCTTCCGGCCCTGTGAGCGCCGCAGAAATACAGGCCATTGTGGATGCCGCCCTTGAGGCGCAGGAGGCAAAGTTCTCCGCCCTGCTGGACTCCCGCCTGTCCCCCGTGAAGCGGCAACTTGCCGAAATGCGCACAGACGAACCGGGCATGCGCGAAATCGTGGGCGGCATGGGCTGGTTTGTGGGTCTGGCCGGATTGGCCCTTTACTTCCGTTCCCGGCGGCGGTAACTGTCGGCATGTTTGACCAGCCCTTTGTACGCCCTTCGGCCATACAGCGCATTGACCCGCGTGTGCGTATGGCCCTTGCAGCGCTGACCGCGTTGTGCCTTTCGACGCTGCAGGACGTGACCGCCAGCTGCGCGGGGCTTGGCCTGGGCCTGGCGCTGCTGCTTCTGGCCCGTCCACCCCTGCTGCCGCTGTTACGTCGTCTGGCGGTGATCAACATGTTTGCGGCCTTTTTGTGGTGTGTCACCCCGCTGACCATGCCCGGACAGGAAGTGGCGCGGTGGGGTTTCATAAGCTTGAGCGCCGAGGGTCTGCATCTGGCCCTGCTCGTCACCATCAAGTCCAATGCCATAGTCTGTGTTTTTCTGGCCCTTGTGGCCACAATGGACACGCCAACGGCAGGGCATGCCCTGGAATGCCTGCACTGCCCGCGAAAGCTGGTGTTTCTTTTTCTGTTTACGGCCCGGCAGGTGCATGACATCGCGCGGCAATGGCAGTGCCTGAGCGTTGCCGCGCGGCTGCGCGGCTTTCGCCCGCGCACCGGCATGCACACCTACCGCACAGTGGCTTCCTTGTTGGGACTTTTGCTGGTGCGCAGCTACGAACGTTCACAAAGAGTGCGCGAAGCCATGCTGCTGCGGGGATTTTCAGGCCAGTTCCACTCGGTGGCGGTATTTAAGGCGCGTCCTGTGGACGGCCTTTTTGCCCTCTTGATGCTGCTCTGCCTTGCAGGACTTGTGCTTATGGAGTACCGGGATCAAATCTATGGACTGTAATACAGAAAACAACTGCATCTTCAGCCTCGAAAACATCCATTTTCAGTATGAACGGGATGGCAATATCCGCCAGGTGCTCAAGGGAATTGACCTGGCCCTCCTGCCGGAGCAGCATATCGGTTTTTACGGCCCCAACGGCAGCGGCAAAACAACGCTTTTTCGCTGTATCACAGGCCTGATAACCCCGCAGCAGGGTTGTGTGCGCTTTCATGGCCGCGAAATGCGCGCCGAAAAAGACTTTCACAGCCTGCGCTGCGCCGTGGGCTTTGTGCTGCAACATGCCGAGGATCAGCTGTTCTTTCCCTCCGTGCTTGAAGATGTGGCCTTTGGCCCGCTGAACCTGGGCCTGTCGCCTGAAGCTGCACGCGAGCGGGCGCATGAAACCCTGCGCAACCTCGGACTGGACGGTTTTGAAAACCGCCTTACCCACCGGCTTTCGGGCGGTGAAAAAAAACTGGTCTCCCTCGCGGCAGTGCTGGCCATGCGGCCTGAAGCCCTGCTGCTTGATGAACCCACCAACGGCCTTGATAACGAGGCCCGTGAACGCATCATCGATATCCTGCAAAAACTTCCCACAGCCCGCATCACCATCTCGCACGACTGGGACTTTCTCGCCCGCATATCCACCACCTATCTGACGCTCGCTCACGGCCGCCTTGACGCCTGCGCCCCCAGCTTCAGCCACACGCACGCCCACGCCCACCCCCTGGGCGACGAACCCCACGCCCACTAGAGCATTTAACACTTGAAATGCTCGCGTACGGCAGGCAAAGCCCGCCTACTCGCATTTCGTGGCAAGGATTTTCAGAAAAATCCTTGCAGAGCATTTAACTCATTTCATTCGTAAACTGCTCTAGACACTGTCCAGGGCAACGCTATTTTCAAATTGAAAGGCTTTTGTGTGGGAGGGCCCCTTTTGCAAAAGGGTCCTTCCCCCACGCCCCCACCCCCTAGAGCATTTTGCTTTTGAAACAGTCCCTGTTTCAACGCATCATTCTGGCTAAAAACGTGGTTTGCGCCAGCCATCAGCAGGCTGCTCGCTCTATTAACCAATTGCTGTCTTAATCCGTAGCTTCCTTCGTCGCAACGGCTAAAGCTCGCCAGAATCCACGCCACGTTGTGGCGGCTGCCGCCTTCGCGTCAGCAGAGCAATTTCAAGCGGCAGTCGTTGGCGAGTCTACGAGCCTTACGAATGGCGACAGCATCGCTAGTGAAATTACCCTAAAACTCTTGGTGTGCTCTATAGCGTTTCAAGGTTTTTCTGACCTGATGTGGGGGGGGCAGAGGCAGCGACCAGCCTTGGGCCCGGCAATGCCGGACAGCCCGCAAGACCGCAGAACGATTACACAATAGCTCCATGGAATACTGCGGGAACATTCCACACCAACACCGGCTTTCATTCCGGCATGCCACAAAAATTTCTGAGAATTCCAAACATGATTCATAAACAATTTTGTACTATTACCACTGCGTCTGCGAATACGCCGCCTGGCCGGCACTAGATTTCCGTACAGGTATAAGATATTTTTCCTGGGGCGCCATTCATTTTTGATATAAGTTGCGTAATCCCGAGCAGTATCCGCGCTGGTCAACCTGCACCTGAAACCTCGCCCCAATGCGTTCGCTTTTTGCGAAAAAAACGATGCCAAAGGCTTTGTTATGTCAAAACTGCCATACTCTGGCTCTCAGTTTATACAGCTTGAAACACGCGATCCCATATGGGAATGGCATATTCCTTCAGACAAGCTGTACCTGAGCGCCGGAGCAATCAAGCTGCTGCAATTTGAAGAAAACCTACCGCGCAGCATGAAGGAATTTCTGAGCTATTGTCCTCTGGAGGGCCTCGTACCCTACCTTGAGTCGGTGGAAAAGATTCTTAATGGCTCACAGGGCCCTTTTCTTGAGCTTATTTACATGTTGGGCAAATTTATGGTGCGTGCCCAGATGACGGTTTTACAGCGCGACATTTTTGGCCGTGGCACCATTGTGGTGGGCGCACTGGCCGCCATCGACAGGCAAAGAATCGAACCGACCCTCACTCCTGTTCTGAACAGCCGTTCCCTGATCAATCCCCCGCCCCAAGCTCCGACGCAAGCCGTCTGCTGCTGGCCCTCAACGCTGCCAGTGACGGCCTATGGGATTGGAACCCCATTGACGGCTCGGTATATTACAGCCCGCGCTATCTTTCCATGATAGGCTATACCCACAATGCCTTCCCCCAGGTGGTGGAGTCGTGGACAAGCAGGGTGCATCCCGATGACTTTGAAAACATTGTGCCCATGCAAATACGTATTGTTGAAAGCCCCGATTACGGAGACAGCTTTGAATGTACCTACCGCTTTCTGCGGGCTGACGGCACGTGGGCCTGGATACTGGGCCGCGGCTATGTGACCCAGCGAAACGCCAGCGGCAAGGCCACCCGCATCGTGGGTCTGCACACTGATGTAAGCGCAGGCCAGGCAGACCGGGCGCAGCTTGAAGACCTTGTGCGCAATGACCCGCTCACCGGGCTGCGCAGCCGAACCTACTATGACATGACGGTCGAGAGGCTGGAGCAGCAACAAATACGCCCCGTGGGCATTATCGCCTGTGATATGGACGGGCTCAAGCTTATCAACGATTACCTCGGCCACCCTGAAGGCAGCCAA
Above is a genomic segment from Desulfovibrio sp. containing:
- a CDS encoding cobalamin biosynthesis protein CbiL, with the translated sequence MLQTPALAHRVNIFAWTEGPQVAVKCGFSGGNSVRNGEVTVYDAADGQVLLTGQTDTEGLFRFDIPPRGREHGLRIRINAGEGHQNEWLLEAAELASAPAPASAAAPAAPRHAETTASAAAKNAGGPSTGPQPASTGLPAAAPEISASGPVSAAEIQAIVDAALEAQEAKFSALLDSRLSPVKRQLAEMRTDEPGMREIVGGMGWFVGLAGLALYFRSRRR
- the cbiQ gene encoding cobalt ECF transporter T component CbiQ codes for the protein MFDQPFVRPSAIQRIDPRVRMALAALTALCLSTLQDVTASCAGLGLGLALLLLARPPLLPLLRRLAVINMFAAFLWCVTPLTMPGQEVARWGFISLSAEGLHLALLVTIKSNAIVCVFLALVATMDTPTAGHALECLHCPRKLVFLFLFTARQVHDIARQWQCLSVAARLRGFRPRTGMHTYRTVASLLGLLLVRSYERSQRVREAMLLRGFSGQFHSVAVFKARPVDGLFALLMLLCLAGLVLMEYRDQIYGL
- a CDS encoding ABC transporter ATP-binding protein; the protein is MDCNTENNCIFSLENIHFQYERDGNIRQVLKGIDLALLPEQHIGFYGPNGSGKTTLFRCITGLITPQQGCVRFHGREMRAEKDFHSLRCAVGFVLQHAEDQLFFPSVLEDVAFGPLNLGLSPEAARERAHETLRNLGLDGFENRLTHRLSGGEKKLVSLAAVLAMRPEALLLDEPTNGLDNEARERIIDILQKLPTARITISHDWDFLARISTTYLTLAHGRLDACAPSFSHTHAHAHPLGDEPHAH
- a CDS encoding sensor domain-containing diguanylate cyclase, yielding MIGYTHNAFPQVVESWTSRVHPDDFENIVPMQIRIVESPDYGDSFECTYRFLRADGTWAWILGRGYVTQRNASGKATRIVGLHTDVSAGQADRAQLEDLVRNDPLTGLRSRTYYDMTVERLEQQQIRPVGIIACDMDGLKLINDYLGHPEGSQMLCQAALILRTSLYAPDCIARMGGDEFIALLPGCTQEQLEKAIARISKAFETHNADPDNIPIRMSLGGACAEDMGTSLDQLQVMADRNMLRGKHKERPRWRKHIKKWIEKNTNKIVQIEDSRYM